From a region of the Candidatus Omnitrophota bacterium genome:
- a CDS encoding NADH-quinone oxidoreductase subunit K codes for MNVEAWQGFLTFGFFVALLSVAGFYCLLVTRSLIRAIIGLELLIKAATLLVIAAGYFTGMTALTQSLVVTIIVIEVVIVVVAGGIALRVFRHNDDLDIRRLNNLKG; via the coding sequence ATGAACGTTGAAGCCTGGCAGGGGTTCCTGACATTCGGTTTTTTTGTCGCTCTATTGTCGGTCGCGGGATTTTACTGCCTGCTCGTTACGCGCAGCCTTATACGCGCGATAATAGGCCTGGAGCTTTTAATAAAAGCGGCGACGCTTCTTGTCATAGCCGCGGGGTATTTTACAGGTATGACCGCTCTTACACAGAGCCTTGTCGTAACCATAATAGTGATCGAAGTAGTCATCGTGGTAGTAGCGGGAGGCATTGCTCTCCGGGTCTTCAGGCATAACGATGACCTGGACATAAGACGACTGAACAACCTCAAAGGGTAG
- a CDS encoding NADH-quinone oxidoreductase subunit B family protein, translating to MKLIQKVVTWARIKSPWILHFNTGACNACDIEIIAALTPRYDLERFGVILKGTPRHADVLVCSGPVTKQIKCRLKRIYDQMPEPKFVVAVGSCACSGGVFDGCYNVESGIDRLIPVSAYIPGCPASPKAIIDGVVKLLTSLEEKETK from the coding sequence GTGAAGCTTATACAAAAAGTAGTAACCTGGGCGCGTATAAAATCCCCTTGGATACTGCATTTTAATACCGGGGCATGCAACGCCTGCGACATAGAGATCATCGCCGCTCTTACACCGCGCTATGATCTCGAACGTTTCGGCGTTATATTAAAAGGGACTCCCAGGCACGCCGATGTGCTGGTATGCTCAGGTCCCGTCACCAAACAGATAAAATGCAGGCTTAAAAGAATATATGATCAGATGCCCGAACCGAAATTTGTCGTCGCAGTAGGCAGCTGCGCGTGCTCCGGCGGAGTCTTCGACGGATGCTACAACGTAGAGTCGGGCATCGATAGACTCATCCCGGTATCCGCGTATATACCGGGCTGCCCCGCAAGCCCAAAAGCCATAATAGACGGCGTAGTCAAATTATTGACAAGTCTGGAAGAGAAAGAAACGAAATGA
- a CDS encoding NADH-quinone oxidoreductase subunit C, which translates to MTAEDTIINELTKKFSFLENRIIPQRARRITADVDMQNLGGVLQFAVDMLGFSILCTITGLDEGNTFGLIYHVGRQDGIVLNLKTHISKENPKISTITSSFPQADIYEREIADLLGIKIEGLAEGKRYPLPDDWPADEFPLRKDWKAKKGDIKDA; encoded by the coding sequence ATGACCGCTGAAGATACGATCATAAACGAGTTAACTAAAAAATTCAGCTTCCTGGAGAACAGGATAATACCGCAGAGAGCAAGGCGCATAACCGCCGATGTTGACATGCAGAACCTGGGCGGTGTATTGCAATTTGCGGTGGATATGCTCGGTTTTTCGATCCTCTGCACCATAACCGGGCTTGATGAGGGCAATACTTTCGGATTAATCTACCATGTAGGAAGGCAGGACGGGATTGTATTGAACCTGAAGACGCATATATCTAAAGAGAACCCGAAGATCTCTACAATAACAAGTTCTTTTCCTCAGGCGGATATTTACGAAAGGGAGATAGCCGACTTATTGGGAATCAAGATCGAGGGGCTCGCAGAAGGCAAGCGATATCCCTTGCCGGACGATTGGCCGGCCGACGAATTCCCGCTGCGTAAAGACTGGAAAGCGAAAAAGGGAGACATTAAAGATGCATAA
- a CDS encoding nickel-dependent hydrogenase large subunit encodes MHKVIIPIGPQHPMLKEPESFSVTLSGEKIMKFSARLGYNHRGIEKACEERTYVQDVYLTERICGICSHSHSTCFVQAVEEIAKLEVPKRALYIRTLVAELERIHSHLLWLGVAGHEVGFDTLLMYSWRDREIVMDILASLTGNRVNYGLNAIGGVRRDVSAEQIKDVLKAVDALEERTKYYIQIATQETTLINRLSGVGILSPKDAIKLGAVGPTARASGVDRDVRRDDPYAAYADLKFKVITDDHNDVYGRTLVRMGELIESYSMIRQLAKKMPEGPIAVKAPRKIPAGEATSRYEAPRGEDVHYVRSNGTDKPDRVKVRAPTLANIQTVAKMLEDRQLADLPIVIAAIDPCFSCTDRVTMVREADKRSKKLMEWEELHSYSIHWYKHHGIDFSDLNKKMRKKLG; translated from the coding sequence ATGCATAAAGTCATTATTCCTATAGGCCCGCAACACCCAATGCTCAAAGAGCCTGAAAGTTTCTCGGTGACATTAAGCGGCGAGAAGATAATGAAGTTCAGCGCAAGGCTCGGATATAACCACCGGGGAATCGAGAAGGCTTGCGAAGAGCGGACGTATGTTCAGGACGTGTATCTCACAGAGAGAATTTGCGGCATATGTTCACACTCCCATTCAACGTGTTTCGTCCAGGCCGTCGAGGAAATCGCGAAACTGGAAGTGCCGAAACGCGCGCTCTACATCCGTACGCTGGTAGCAGAGTTGGAAAGGATACATAGTCACCTGCTTTGGCTCGGGGTCGCGGGACACGAGGTAGGCTTCGACACGCTCCTTATGTATTCCTGGCGCGACCGTGAGATTGTCATGGATATATTGGCAAGCCTTACAGGCAACCGGGTAAACTACGGGCTAAACGCAATAGGCGGCGTCAGGCGGGATGTCTCCGCAGAACAGATTAAGGATGTCCTTAAAGCAGTAGATGCCCTGGAGGAGAGGACAAAATATTATATACAGATCGCGACGCAGGAGACGACTCTTATAAACAGGTTGTCCGGCGTCGGGATACTTTCGCCAAAAGACGCTATTAAGCTGGGAGCGGTGGGCCCTACAGCGCGCGCGTCCGGAGTCGATAGGGATGTCCGCAGGGACGATCCATATGCGGCGTATGCGGACCTGAAGTTCAAGGTCATAACCGACGATCATAATGACGTGTACGGAAGGACACTCGTCCGGATGGGTGAGCTGATTGAATCGTACAGTATGATACGCCAACTCGCAAAGAAGATGCCCGAAGGTCCTATAGCCGTAAAAGCACCGCGCAAGATACCGGCGGGCGAAGCCACAAGCCGATATGAAGCGCCGAGAGGCGAAGACGTCCACTATGTCAGGTCCAACGGGACCGACAAGCCGGACAGGGTAAAAGTAAGAGCTCCGACGCTTGCAAATATACAAACGGTCGCCAAGATGCTTGAGGACAGGCAGCTTGCGGACCTGCCTATAGTTATAGCGGCGATAGATCCGTGCTTCTCATGCACGGACAGGGTAACTATGGTAAGAGAAGCGGATAAGCGCTCAAAAAAGCTCATGGAGTGGGAAGAGCTCCACTCTTACAGTATACATTGGTACAAGCATCACGGGATCGATTTCTCAGACCTAAACAAAAAGATGCGAAAGAAACTGGGATGA
- a CDS encoding complex I subunit 1 family protein has product MNIIGSLFNMLIFPGLAFLMIFGWAAEYIDRKLNARLQNRIGPPWFQPVADFIKLISKEDIIPEEANPSMFRAMPVFALSATVTAIMYIPLWGTEALYSFKGDLIVVLYLLTIPTLTYFLGGWYSTSLYSKIGAVRALTQLFAYEVPLLMSILAPALLADTWSLSRMAVFYNTHPWYWLFNLIGFAISIIALLGKLEKVPFDIPEAETEIVAGTFTEYSGRLLGLFRLSIDIEVIVGSALLAAVFLPFGLSLPPALGFLLFVVKVLSIVVILALARTVFARLRIDQMMVFCWKYVSPFAFLQIAINLVLKGILIR; this is encoded by the coding sequence ATGAACATTATAGGATCATTGTTTAACATGCTGATATTCCCCGGGCTGGCCTTCCTGATGATATTCGGATGGGCCGCGGAATATATAGACCGTAAATTGAACGCCAGACTGCAGAACAGGATAGGGCCGCCGTGGTTTCAGCCTGTAGCGGATTTTATAAAACTCATATCGAAAGAAGATATAATACCGGAAGAAGCGAACCCGTCGATGTTCAGGGCAATGCCGGTATTCGCGCTGTCAGCCACCGTGACCGCTATAATGTATATCCCGCTATGGGGCACCGAAGCCTTATACTCTTTCAAGGGCGACCTCATAGTTGTACTATACCTGTTGACCATACCGACCCTGACATACTTTTTAGGAGGGTGGTACTCCACATCGCTCTATTCAAAGATAGGAGCGGTCCGCGCCCTTACGCAGCTCTTTGCGTACGAAGTTCCGCTCCTCATGAGCATCCTTGCGCCGGCGCTTCTTGCCGACACATGGTCGCTAAGCAGGATGGCCGTATTCTATAATACTCATCCGTGGTACTGGCTCTTCAACCTGATCGGTTTCGCCATATCGATAATCGCTCTCCTGGGCAAACTTGAAAAAGTTCCGTTTGACATCCCGGAAGCAGAAACAGAGATAGTCGCGGGAACTTTTACGGAATACAGCGGCAGGCTGCTGGGGCTCTTCAGATTATCGATCGATATAGAGGTAATAGTGGGCTCCGCTCTCCTTGCGGCCGTTTTCCTGCCGTTCGGGCTGTCACTGCCTCCGGCCTTAGGATTCTTGTTATTCGTTGTAAAAGTGTTATCGATAGTAGTCATACTTGCTCTGGCGCGGACGGTATTCGCGCGCCTAAGGATAGACCAGATGATGGTATTCTGCTGGAAATATGTATCGCCGTTCGCTTTCCTACAGATCGCCATAAATCTAGTCCTGAAGGGGATATTGATAAGATGA
- a CDS encoding 4Fe-4S binding protein, whose translation MIRPGKMIKQVLASIFKKPATMLYPFVKSEMPKNFRGKLLFHPEKCIGCMMCMRDCPSNAIKIRKVGDKKFEADIDLGKCIYCAQCVDSCVKKALEATREFELAALDRKNLRVTFNAGPEDVPKG comes from the coding sequence ATGATACGCCCTGGAAAGATGATTAAACAGGTGCTGGCGTCGATATTCAAGAAGCCGGCAACTATGTTGTATCCATTCGTGAAATCGGAGATGCCGAAGAATTTCAGGGGCAAACTACTTTTTCATCCGGAAAAGTGCATTGGATGCATGATGTGCATGCGCGATTGTCCTTCAAACGCCATAAAGATAAGGAAGGTGGGGGATAAGAAATTTGAGGCCGACATAGACCTGGGGAAATGCATATATTGTGCGCAATGCGTCGACTCATGCGTAAAAAAAGCGCTGGAAGCTACAAGGGAATTCGAACTAGCCGCATTAGACCGCAAAAACTTACGGGTGACATTCAATGCCGGGCCTGAAGACGTTCCTAAGGGATAG
- the hycI gene encoding hydrogenase maturation peptidase HycI: protein MPGLKTFLRDRFAGAKRVAVLGIGSDLRADDAAGILVAAELDKRPKKRAGRAKLKIFFGETAPENLTGVIKEFGPTHLVIIDAIEMKQKPGTIIVLTPDKIGAGVSFSTHKMPAEVLASYLSSSINCDIVIIGIQPKSIMFGIMPSKSVKDSAKEVAAAIIHAIPAR, encoded by the coding sequence ATGCCGGGCCTGAAGACGTTCCTAAGGGATAGATTTGCCGGCGCTAAAAGAGTAGCCGTGCTCGGCATCGGTTCCGACCTAAGGGCCGATGATGCGGCGGGCATACTCGTTGCCGCCGAACTGGATAAGAGGCCTAAGAAGAGGGCCGGGAGAGCGAAGCTTAAAATATTTTTCGGGGAGACCGCTCCCGAGAACCTCACAGGCGTAATAAAAGAATTTGGCCCTACTCACCTGGTTATTATAGACGCTATTGAGATGAAGCAAAAGCCGGGCACGATAATAGTCCTCACTCCCGATAAGATCGGCGCCGGCGTTTCCTTTTCAACCCATAAGATGCCCGCCGAAGTCCTTGCAAGCTACCTTTCGAGCTCTATAAATTGCGACATAGTGATCATCGGTATCCAGCCAAAATCCATAATGTTCGGCATCATGCCGTCCAAGAGCGTCAAAGATTCGGCGAAAGAGGTCGCCGCGGCGATAATACACGCTATTCCCGCAAGGTAA
- a CDS encoding DUF296 domain-containing protein produces the protein MQYTKGRIGRIFLLKFNNNDILIDELDKFARSEKLQAAVIVFLGALNKGDLVTGPKLPVIPPVPNWVSFDKAWETMGIGTIFTNKSAPQIHIHVSMGKKLKTLTGCVRKKSKVFLVIEAVVFELKGVNATKEIDPKTGLNLLKIL, from the coding sequence ATGCAATATACAAAAGGCAGGATAGGTCGAATATTTCTCTTAAAATTCAACAATAACGACATCCTGATAGATGAATTGGATAAATTTGCCCGCAGTGAGAAGCTGCAAGCGGCAGTCATAGTTTTCCTGGGTGCCCTGAACAAGGGGGACCTTGTGACAGGACCCAAATTGCCTGTAATACCGCCTGTACCTAACTGGGTCTCTTTCGACAAGGCCTGGGAGACTATGGGCATAGGGACGATATTTACTAACAAGTCGGCTCCGCAGATACACATACATGTATCGATGGGCAAAAAGCTGAAGACTCTTACCGGCTGCGTCAGGAAGAAGTCGAAGGTCTTCCTTGTGATAGAGGCGGTAGTATTCGAACTTAAAGGCGTAAATGCTACGAAAGAGATCGACCCAAAGACAGGCCTGAACCTGTTAAAAATACTCTAA
- a CDS encoding HAD-IB family phosphatase has product MKFKLIIFDIDGTITRHISSWRYIHEKLGLWSNRAFRYQEEFFAGKINYRKFCELDAAHWKGMPDRRIRKIFGSVRYSQNAASSIRDLKKRGFKLVAISTGLQYMGDRIKREMGFHYALSNRLLSRNGKLTGGVKINLAHGAKDKILLHIFKTFKVKSHEIISVGDSEGDIPLAKRCGYSIAFNSSSPELSRMADYNCRTKDFRKVYRKILSIAYE; this is encoded by the coding sequence ATGAAGTTTAAACTTATAATATTCGACATAGACGGGACAATAACCAGGCACATAAGCTCATGGCGCTATATCCATGAGAAGCTGGGGCTATGGTCCAACAGGGCGTTCAGGTATCAGGAGGAATTTTTCGCGGGCAAGATAAACTACAGGAAGTTCTGCGAACTGGACGCGGCGCATTGGAAAGGCATGCCGGATCGCCGTATAAGGAAGATATTCGGATCGGTCCGATATTCCCAAAATGCCGCCTCTTCGATAAGGGACCTGAAGAAGCGCGGCTTCAAGCTCGTAGCGATATCGACCGGGCTTCAATACATGGGCGACCGGATAAAAAGAGAGATGGGCTTTCACTACGCTCTGTCAAACCGCCTTCTATCCAGGAACGGCAAACTGACCGGCGGGGTAAAAATAAACCTGGCGCACGGAGCCAAGGACAAGATACTTTTACATATATTCAAGACCTTCAAGGTAAAATCTCATGAAATCATATCTGTCGGGGACAGCGAAGGCGACATACCGCTGGCAAAAAGGTGCGGCTATTCCATAGCCTTCAACTCCTCAAGCCCTGAACTGTCGAGAATGGCCGACTACAACTGCAGGACAAAGGATTTCAGGAAAGTCTACAGGAAGATACTGTCTATAGCATATGAATAA
- a CDS encoding YgiQ family radical SAM protein, translating to MNKNFLPISKKDMDDRGWHEVDVILVTGDAYVDHPSYGAAVIGRVLESAGFRVGVIAQPDWRKSDDFLRLGRPKLFFGITAGNLDSMLAKYTASMKIRSGDDYSHGGRSGLRPDRAGIIYTNKVKELFPGVPVVLGGLEASMRRLAHYDYWSDKVRRSILLDSKADILVYGMGERQILEIASRLKDSGSTSTLFNIRGTVIARNSASGVGESAAIPSFEEIVGDNKKFNDSFKIIYLETDPFRGKTVIQKHGDRHVIQFPPAVPMTIDELDKIYSLDYARAWHPSYDKAGGVPGFETVRFSVTSHRGCPGACNFCSLYLHQGRIVQSRSQGSILSEIRHIASRSDFKGTITDIGGPTANLYRSYCELWKGKGSCSQKMCLTPAKCSSLKLGYPETLKLWHEALKIPKVKHIFIGSGVRYDLLLDKQSDEYLKALCKDHISGYLKVAPEHSNLNLLKLMNKPSFGQYKKFVDRFNETNALLKKKQYLVNYLISGHPGAGLDTALELSISLQKMHIHPEQIQDFIPLPMTMSGCMYHAGLDPLTGKTIYVAKGLRERKLQRSLVQYAQLQNRKYIIEALRKLDRMELMDQLKPGHTYKRSATDNAKGKTEAAGFE from the coding sequence ATGAATAAAAATTTCCTGCCGATATCGAAGAAAGATATGGATGACCGGGGATGGCATGAAGTCGATGTCATCCTTGTCACGGGCGACGCTTACGTCGACCATCCTTCTTACGGGGCCGCTGTAATAGGGAGAGTCCTCGAGAGCGCGGGATTCAGAGTAGGCGTCATCGCGCAGCCGGATTGGCGAAAGAGCGACGACTTTTTAAGGCTCGGCCGGCCGAAATTGTTTTTCGGCATCACGGCAGGGAACCTCGATTCGATGCTCGCCAAATACACGGCCAGCATGAAGATAAGGTCAGGCGATGATTATTCTCACGGCGGCAGATCGGGCCTCCGGCCGGACAGAGCCGGCATCATCTACACGAACAAAGTGAAGGAGCTATTCCCGGGCGTACCTGTCGTGCTCGGCGGTCTCGAGGCGAGCATGAGGAGGCTTGCTCACTACGATTACTGGTCCGATAAAGTGCGCCGTTCTATACTATTAGATTCAAAGGCGGACATACTGGTATACGGGATGGGGGAGAGACAAATCCTTGAAATAGCATCCAGACTGAAAGACTCCGGAAGCACAAGCACGCTTTTTAACATCAGGGGTACCGTCATAGCAAGAAATAGCGCAAGCGGCGTAGGGGAGAGTGCTGCTATACCATCGTTTGAAGAGATAGTTGGCGACAACAAGAAATTCAATGATTCTTTCAAAATTATATACTTAGAAACCGATCCGTTCAGGGGAAAGACCGTAATTCAGAAACACGGCGATAGACATGTTATTCAATTCCCTCCTGCCGTGCCTATGACAATAGATGAATTAGACAAGATATATTCCCTCGACTATGCGCGCGCCTGGCATCCTTCATACGACAAGGCGGGGGGTGTTCCGGGTTTTGAGACTGTACGGTTTTCCGTGACATCGCATCGGGGCTGCCCGGGCGCATGCAATTTCTGCTCGCTCTATCTTCATCAGGGGAGGATCGTCCAGTCCAGGAGCCAGGGCTCCATATTATCGGAGATAAGGCATATCGCTTCCAGGAGCGATTTTAAAGGCACCATAACAGATATAGGGGGCCCTACCGCAAATCTGTATAGGTCATACTGCGAACTCTGGAAAGGAAAAGGCTCATGCAGCCAGAAGATGTGCCTGACGCCCGCGAAATGCTCATCACTGAAGCTGGGGTATCCGGAAACATTAAAATTGTGGCACGAGGCGCTGAAGATACCAAAGGTCAAACATATATTCATAGGCAGCGGCGTTCGTTATGATCTTCTATTAGATAAACAGTCGGATGAATACCTAAAGGCGCTTTGCAAAGACCACATAAGCGGATATCTTAAGGTGGCGCCTGAACACAGCAACCTCAATCTCCTGAAACTGATGAACAAGCCCTCTTTCGGCCAATATAAAAAATTCGTCGACAGGTTCAATGAGACGAACGCCCTCTTAAAGAAGAAGCAGTATCTTGTCAACTACCTCATAAGCGGCCATCCCGGCGCAGGATTAGATACCGCGCTTGAGCTCAGCATCTCTCTGCAAAAGATGCATATCCACCCGGAGCAGATACAGGATTTCATACCTCTGCCTATGACAATGTCGGGATGCATGTATCATGCAGGGCTTGATCCGCTTACCGGAAAGACGATATATGTCGCTAAGGGCTTGAGAGAGCGCAAGCTCCAGCGCTCACTTGTCCAGTATGCGCAGCTGCAGAACAGGAAATATATTATAGAGGCCTTGCGAAAGCTGGACAGGATGGAATTGATGGATCAACTCAAGCCTGGACATACATATAAAAGGAGCGCAACAGACAATGCGAAGGGGAAGACTGAAGCTGCTGGTTTCGAATAA
- a CDS encoding radical SAM protein gives MRRGRLKLLVSNKKGDIFSHDRLEASGMKAGTFVKLEPANLIKLPPGSRLFMLPDRRPVGYDPETAYFTPTISNFGVAAFLPPGYTVTYNSPYSEIGRPRPLPLFAYAAAALYKGTFHVAAFRVDKDRRHDTRFINIYLVRKNIRAFKKLFPDNRLISHLESCAMDYGCPGAQNFFLHRYEGPLPSSPTCNAVCLGCISYQVRTKCPETQPRIKFAPSSEEIAEVAIFHIENVKDTVVSFGQGCDGEPLMAGEQIERAIKLIRKKTEKGLINMNTNGSMPRILERLFDAGLDSIRVSMNSARPEYYTAYYKPAGYNFNDVIRSIDIAKKKNHFVSINYLTMPGFSDSNDEFQALKRLIKTYCIDMIQWRNLNFDPIFYFRKMKIKTDASRLIGIKEEVETLKNDFPGLMMGYFNPTESSVKKISFHAAASRRQ, from the coding sequence ATGCGAAGGGGAAGACTGAAGCTGCTGGTTTCGAATAAAAAAGGGGATATATTCAGCCACGACCGTCTTGAAGCATCCGGCATGAAGGCCGGAACATTTGTCAAGCTGGAACCGGCTAATCTGATAAAACTGCCCCCCGGAAGCCGGTTATTCATGCTGCCTGACAGGAGGCCGGTCGGGTACGACCCCGAGACGGCCTATTTTACGCCAACCATAAGCAATTTTGGCGTAGCCGCGTTCCTTCCGCCCGGATACACAGTGACCTACAATAGTCCTTATAGTGAGATTGGCCGCCCGAGACCGCTTCCGCTCTTCGCTTATGCCGCCGCAGCATTATATAAGGGGACATTTCATGTCGCGGCATTCAGAGTAGATAAGGATCGCCGCCACGATACGAGATTCATCAACATATACCTTGTGAGAAAAAATATCCGCGCATTCAAGAAGCTTTTTCCGGATAACAGACTGATATCTCACCTGGAGTCATGTGCCATGGACTACGGATGCCCGGGAGCTCAGAACTTCTTCCTGCACAGATACGAAGGGCCGCTGCCCTCATCGCCGACCTGTAATGCAGTCTGCTTAGGCTGTATCTCGTACCAGGTAAGGACAAAGTGCCCCGAAACACAGCCGCGTATAAAATTCGCTCCTTCATCCGAAGAGATCGCCGAAGTAGCCATATTCCATATCGAGAACGTCAAAGATACTGTCGTCAGTTTTGGGCAGGGCTGCGACGGCGAGCCGCTGATGGCGGGGGAACAGATAGAGCGCGCAATAAAACTGATAAGAAAGAAGACGGAAAAAGGCCTTATCAATATGAATACCAACGGCAGCATGCCGCGTATATTAGAAAGGCTATTCGACGCAGGACTCGACAGCATCAGGGTGAGCATGAACAGCGCAAGGCCCGAATATTATACAGCATACTATAAGCCGGCAGGTTATAACTTTAATGACGTGATCCGGTCCATTGATATTGCGAAAAAAAAGAACCACTTTGTCTCTATAAATTACCTGACTATGCCGGGATTCAGTGACTCTAATGATGAATTTCAGGCATTAAAAAGACTTATAAAGACTTATTGCATCGACATGATACAGTGGAGGAACCTGAACTTTGACCCGATCTTTTATTTCAGGAAAATGAAGATAAAGACGGACGCGTCACGCCTTATAGGAATTAAAGAAGAGGTCGAAACGCTAAAAAACGACTTTCCCGGCCTGATGATGGGATATTTCAACCCGACTGAATCATCGGTAAAAAAGATCAGCTTTCACGCAGCTGCTTCTCGGCGTCAATAA
- a CDS encoding DEAD/DEAH box helicase, whose protein sequence is MVYDRFQNEAIDFINQGYSVIVSAPTGAGKTAIAEHVIETCLQQGRAVIYTAPIKALSNQKFRDFQVNYKDSIGILTGDVSLNPDAPVLIMTTEIFRNKILDQPQSLKKYSWVIFDEVHYIDNPERGTVWEESLIFMPPHMNILCLSATIPNITQFAKWIESVHKKEIKVVIEAKRPVPLHFLYQIHNRVVESLHDVAKARGRYQPNKTHALIKYVKDKGGLPCIYFVFSRKRAEYLASELYNYNFLDESERSKIMSLYDSLCDRFDLKHEKSAVSMLPLIERGIAFHHAGMLPTLKEAIERLFTSRLLKVIFTTETFALGINMPSRSVIFDELMKFYGTYVRTLKTRDFYQMAGRAGRRGIDREGFVYTRINLHRVRYDEVKRIIYGTPEDVRSQFNASYATILNLYEKYKEDLFGIYPLSLHYFQERQQKKADALRLMENKLKILKEFGHINEGSLTPKGLFAKAVYGYELLLAEFYDAGVFEDLDENALGVMAVATVFEPRKNQRVAGLSKSAQNMQILAEKFHDRIRHKEARYAIRPFSKIPHFNLAKAMECWMGGMKFSRMLQFTDTDEGEVIRYFRMAIQILREIEDAPISPALSDRIRKAISFINRDIIDAEKQLRES, encoded by the coding sequence ATGGTATACGACAGATTCCAGAATGAAGCCATCGATTTCATAAACCAGGGTTATTCAGTCATAGTATCGGCTCCGACGGGCGCCGGGAAGACTGCCATAGCCGAACACGTGATAGAGACCTGCCTGCAGCAGGGCCGAGCCGTCATATACACGGCGCCCATAAAAGCCCTATCCAACCAGAAGTTCCGCGATTTCCAGGTCAATTACAAGGACAGTATCGGCATATTGACCGGCGATGTTTCGCTGAACCCCGACGCGCCCGTCCTCATAATGACCACAGAGATATTCCGTAATAAGATACTTGACCAGCCGCAGTCACTGAAAAAATACTCATGGGTCATATTTGACGAGGTCCACTACATAGACAATCCGGAAAGGGGTACCGTCTGGGAAGAGTCGCTTATCTTTATGCCGCCGCACATGAACATCCTCTGTCTTTCCGCCACCATACCCAATATAACGCAGTTCGCAAAGTGGATAGAATCTGTCCATAAAAAAGAGATAAAAGTAGTGATAGAGGCCAAGAGGCCTGTGCCCCTTCATTTTCTCTACCAGATCCATAACAGGGTTGTAGAGTCTCTTCACGATGTCGCGAAGGCGCGCGGCAGGTACCAACCCAACAAGACACATGCGCTTATAAAGTACGTCAAGGACAAAGGCGGGCTACCCTGTATATATTTTGTCTTCAGCAGGAAGAGGGCGGAATATCTCGCCTCTGAGCTGTATAACTACAATTTTCTAGATGAATCGGAACGCTCCAAAATCATGTCATTGTATGACTCGCTCTGCGACCGTTTTGACCTGAAACATGAGAAGAGCGCGGTATCCATGCTTCCGTTAATAGAGCGGGGTATCGCGTTCCATCATGCAGGCATGCTTCCGACCCTTAAAGAAGCTATAGAAAGGCTTTTCACGAGCAGGCTGTTGAAGGTCATATTTACTACGGAGACCTTTGCTTTGGGGATAAATATGCCGAGCCGTTCGGTGATATTCGACGAATTGATGAAATTTTACGGCACCTACGTCAGGACGCTCAAGACGCGCGATTTTTACCAGATGGCCGGCCGCGCAGGAAGGCGCGGCATAGACAGGGAAGGTTTTGTCTATACCAGAATAAATCTTCACAGGGTGCGGTACGATGAGGTGAAGAGGATAATATACGGCACGCCGGAAGATGTCAGGAGCCAGTTTAACGCGTCATACGCCACAATCCTTAACCTTTACGAGAAATATAAGGAGGATCTCTTCGGTATCTATCCGCTGTCGCTCCACTATTTCCAGGAGAGACAGCAGAAAAAAGCAGATGCCCTGCGCCTCATGGAGAATAAACTTAAAATACTAAAAGAATTCGGCCATATTAATGAAGGTTCTCTTACGCCTAAAGGGTTGTTCGCAAAAGCCGTATATGGATATGAACTTCTGCTTGCCGAGTTTTACGACGCCGGGGTATTCGAGGATCTGGATGAGAACGCGTTGGGCGTCATGGCAGTGGCTACGGTATTTGAGCCTCGCAAGAACCAGCGTGTTGCGGGACTATCCAAGTCCGCGCAGAATATGCAGATACTGGCCGAAAAATTCCACGACAGGATCAGGCATAAGGAAGCGAGATACGCGATACGGCCGTTCAGCAAGATCCCGCACTTTAACCTGGCCAAGGCCATGGAATGCTGGATGGGCGGCATGAAATTTTCAAGGATGCTCCAGTTCACGGATACGGACGAAGGCGAGGTCATACGTTATTTCCGGATGGCGATACAGATATTGAGGGAGATCGAGGATGCGCCCATCTCCCCCGCCTTAAGTGATCGTATAAGAAAAGCGATATCGTTCATAAACCGCGATATTATTGACGCCGAGAAGCAGCTGCGTGAAAGCTGA